One part of the [Synechococcus] sp. NIES-970 genome encodes these proteins:
- a CDS encoding hypothetical protein (conserved hypothetical protein (DUF820)): MTPQTLAQPVSPEAYLAQEEQAGDRHEYIQGEIKPMAGGTPTHHKVAFNTAIALKIVLKQQPYEIFHADQRLWIPSQEIYTYPDVMVTGKPLVLQEGRKDTVLNACLIAEVLSPATKNYDRSEKFHYYRSIPEFQDYLLIEPERLFVEHYHRNSPKQWSLTEYTTIDEIIRLESVNCDIALTDIYADVEL, from the coding sequence ATGACCCCGCAAACATTAGCCCAACCCGTGTCCCCAGAAGCTTATTTAGCCCAGGAAGAACAAGCGGGCGATCGCCACGAATACATCCAAGGAGAAATCAAGCCCATGGCCGGCGGGACACCCACCCATCATAAAGTTGCTTTCAATACAGCGATCGCCTTAAAAATTGTATTGAAGCAACAACCTTATGAAATTTTCCATGCGGATCAACGCCTTTGGATTCCATCCCAGGAAATTTATACTTACCCTGATGTGATGGTCACTGGGAAACCCCTAGTGTTGCAAGAAGGGCGCAAAGATACGGTGCTCAATGCCTGCTTGATTGCCGAAGTCTTATCCCCGGCGACGAAAAATTATGACCGGAGCGAAAAATTCCATTACTATCGCTCGATCCCAGAATTTCAAGACTATCTGCTCATTGAGCCGGAACGACTATTTGTAGAGCATTACCACCGGAACAGTCCCAAACAATGGAGTCTCACAGAATACACAACCATTGATGAGATCATTCGCCTAGAATCTGTGAACTGTGACATTGCCTTGACCGATATCTATGCAGATGTTGAGCTGTAA
- a CDS encoding hypothetical protein (conserved hypothetical protein) — MRVWLTSVVVLFIVVQVFQLLKGFFVPLPLYILGGAFLAIASNYDKGIMTVFKTKELPNDQNHSES; from the coding sequence ATGCGTGTTTGGTTAACCAGTGTCGTTGTACTCTTCATCGTCGTCCAGGTCTTCCAGCTATTAAAAGGCTTTTTTGTGCCCCTGCCACTGTATATCCTTGGGGGGGCTTTTTTGGCGATCGCCTCCAACTATGACAAGGGGATTATGACAGTCTTTAAAACAAAAGAATTGCCCAACGACCAAAACCATTCCGAATCCTAA
- a CDS encoding Ser/Thr protein phosphatase family protein, which produces MQGNRRQFLTYGGLALGGLLISRGMLARSQAIAQIPTANPAPTGLSAPPKGDVRLVVISDLNSAYGSTDYLSQVKRAIALIPDWQPDLVLCAGDMVAGQKSSLTPAQLSAMWQGFDRHIAQPLRRANLPLAFTLGNHDASGSMSNGRYTFAADRQAASNYWLNANHTPTLDFIDRRHFPFYYSFTQKDIFYLVLDASTARLSPEQWTWIESSLASEQAQRSRLRLALGHLSIYPVASGSRSEPGNYLHEGDRLQTLLERYNVHTYISGHQHAYYPAYRGQLELLHTGALGDGPRSLVQGNLTPYRTLTVIDIPRDRPNLLYTTYDMDRLSLVNQSTLPSQIDTPRGRIVRRDLQPTA; this is translated from the coding sequence ATGCAAGGGAATCGACGACAATTTTTGACCTATGGGGGCTTGGCCCTGGGGGGGTTACTCATTTCGCGCGGGATGCTTGCAAGATCCCAGGCGATCGCCCAAATACCTACCGCGAATCCTGCCCCTACTGGGCTGAGTGCCCCCCCAAAAGGGGATGTGCGCCTGGTGGTGATTAGCGATCTCAACAGTGCCTATGGTTCCACAGATTATCTGTCCCAGGTGAAGCGGGCGATCGCCCTGATTCCCGATTGGCAGCCAGATCTGGTGCTCTGCGCGGGGGATATGGTCGCGGGCCAAAAAAGTAGCCTCACCCCCGCCCAGCTAAGTGCCATGTGGCAAGGCTTTGACCGTCATATTGCCCAACCCCTACGCCGGGCAAATCTTCCCCTAGCTTTTACCCTGGGGAACCACGACGCGTCCGGCTCGATGAGCAATGGCCGATATACTTTCGCCGCTGACCGCCAAGCAGCCAGTAACTATTGGCTCAATGCAAATCACACGCCCACTCTAGACTTCATCGATCGCCGCCATTTTCCCTTCTATTACAGCTTTACCCAGAAGGATATTTTTTACTTGGTGCTGGATGCTTCTACCGCGCGCCTTAGCCCAGAACAATGGACTTGGATCGAGAGTAGTCTTGCCAGTGAACAGGCCCAACGCAGCCGCCTGCGATTAGCCCTGGGCCATTTATCCATCTATCCCGTTGCCTCGGGGAGCCGCTCAGAGCCAGGCAACTATCTCCACGAGGGCGATCGCCTCCAGACTTTGCTCGAAAGGTATAACGTCCATACCTACATCAGCGGCCACCAACATGCCTACTACCCGGCCTATCGGGGCCAGTTGGAATTGCTCCATACGGGGGCTTTGGGGGACGGGCCGCGTTCTTTGGTTCAAGGCAACCTGACTCCCTATCGGACCTTAACGGTGATTGATATTCCCCGCGATCGCCCCAATTTGCTCTACACCACCTACGATATGGACCGTCTCAGCCTGGTAAATCAAAGTACCCTCCCCAGCCAGATTGACACGCCCCGGGGGCGCATCGTCCGCCGCGATCTCCAACCCACAGCCTAA
- a CDS encoding putative haloacid dehalogenase-like hydrolase, with protein sequence MVTVQVGDRLFENITGIIFDKDGTLADSQSYLRELAQKRARLIDAQIPGVGEPLLMAFGMVDGVLDPTGLMAVGSHQENAIAAAAYIAETGRSWFEALDIAKKAFAEAEQMLGDRSHTSPLFAGSLEVLKFCHDAGLKLGILSMDSTANVEIFVKTYQLQDYIQLEMGAEFGLKPDPDLFLKACAELGTAPGQTLMVGDAPGDIQMAKAAGAAGSIGICWGDATQAHLETADVAIASLDELKIVMG encoded by the coding sequence ATGGTTACAGTGCAAGTGGGCGATCGCCTTTTTGAAAACATCACAGGGATCATTTTTGATAAAGATGGTACCCTCGCCGATTCCCAGAGTTATTTGCGGGAACTGGCCCAAAAACGGGCGCGGCTGATCGATGCCCAAATTCCGGGGGTGGGGGAACCGCTCCTGATGGCTTTTGGGATGGTAGACGGCGTTTTAGACCCGACGGGGTTGATGGCGGTGGGTAGTCACCAGGAAAATGCGATCGCCGCCGCCGCCTACATTGCCGAGACAGGCCGCAGTTGGTTTGAGGCCCTCGACATCGCGAAAAAAGCCTTTGCCGAGGCGGAACAGATGTTGGGCGATCGCAGTCATACTTCACCATTGTTTGCCGGGAGCCTAGAGGTGCTGAAATTTTGCCATGATGCGGGCTTGAAGTTGGGCATTCTCTCGATGGATAGCACCGCCAATGTGGAAATTTTCGTCAAAACCTACCAGCTGCAGGACTATATTCAACTGGAAATGGGCGCTGAATTTGGCCTCAAACCCGACCCTGATTTATTTCTCAAAGCCTGCGCTGAGTTGGGTACCGCCCCTGGACAAACCTTGATGGTCGGCGATGCACCGGGGGATATTCAGATGGCTAAAGCGGCTGGGGCGGCTGGTTCCATTGGGATCTGTTGGGGGGATGCCACCCAAGCCCACCTAGAAACTGCCGATGTGGCGATCGCCAGCCTCGATGAACTGAAAATTGTGATGGGCTAA